From Pan troglodytes isolate AG18354 chromosome 1, NHGRI_mPanTro3-v2.0_pri, whole genome shotgun sequence:
tagaaGTTATTGCAAAACCCTaactgtaaaaacacaccaatataATCGGACTTTGCATACAGTAGCTAAGAGAATCCAAACATTTCAGTGAAACAGTGAATTTGCCTGGTAGAATGCTGACAAATTCCCACCCACTTGCcctcttgaaaataaaaacaaaattcaaaacaaatcatACAGCTAGAATTTTgatatctgaaatatttttaaataagttgtcTGTAGGACAACTGGCTCAGCTGTCCCTTATAATATCTCCAGGTTTATCTTTTCGCAAAGATGTTGGTTTGTTAAGACTTGCTGCCTCTCTCACCCAGGCACGAGGGCAAGCGAGGCTCAGTTTATCCATCTTTCCCAAACCATACTGTTCCTTTTCACAGAACCCTGCCTCTTGAGACTAGCTAAAACTCGTAGTCTTTATCAGCCGTGTCAATGGCCCAGGCAAACTTTTCTCGCTGGGTTTTGTTGTAAATCTTCTCAATTGGGACACCCCACTTCTTGCACCAAGGCACTGTGATCTTAGGGTCCAGATAATTGAGTTTGGAGGTTCCCAAGGCAATCTGTTTATTTTCCTCTCGGTCTGTGGCTTGAACTTCCAGCTTCATCAACTGTTCCTCCAGTCTCTGAACAGCCTTCTTCTTTGACTCTACTACCTTCTTCGTCTTTGCATCCTTCCTGACCTTGGCATCAGCCTTAGCACTTTTCAGGTCTCTCCGGGCATCTGCTAGCTGTTCCTTCTTGGCATCAATCTTAGTTTGCAAGTTCATCATAGACTTCTCAAAAGTTTTTGGTGGTGCTCTCTGATGGTTACAAAGAATTGCAACAGCTCGATTGGCACGGTTATAAGAAAGGATCTTCGCTGGGATGTTCTCATCCAGGGCTGTGAGTTCTTCTAGCTGCTGCTGTAGCGTGATGGAGGCATTGTATGTATGGAATACCTTGGCTGTCAAGCTCTCCATGAGATCCTGAAGATGCTTATTCAGAATACCAGTATTGAGTCTATCAAAAAGATCATCTTTGGGctgctttttcttcataaatagtTGTAGGTTCTTAAAAACTCGAGAGAAACTTTAAATAATGTTTACAGTTCTTGGATTTGATGTGAGAACAACGTCTGATCAGTCCAAATAGAACAGCTGTTGAACGAATGAACATGACCAGAAAGCATCATATgtacctaaatttttttattgGTGTGAATTGTGAGTTGAGAGGGCCATACTTGGTGTACGTGGACTGAACTTTCCACAGATATgagcatattatatattaatatgaagGCATTATTCATACCTATTTCTGTCAGTAaacttacttatttacttattcctGTCAGTAAACTTCCACGATGTTCTACTTTTCATGAAGTTTACTTATTTCTGTCAGTAAACTTTCATGATGTCCCAAtgtcaatcattcattcattcagtgaataaataaataaatgaacattaaGTGTCTATCACATTCCAGGCACCATTGTAGGTGCTGGAGATCCaatagtgaacaaaacaaagtccttGCTGTCAAAAAGCCTATATTTTAATGGGGGAAatgaatacattattaaaaaacCCCAACTAAGTAGATATGTAATATATCAGATGGTAATAATG
This genomic window contains:
- the LOC100615361 gene encoding DNA topoisomerase 1-like; this encodes MKKKQPKDDLFDRLNTGILNKHLQDLMESLTAKVFHTYNASITLQQQLEELTALDENIPAKILSYNRANRAVAILCNHQRAPPKTFEKSMMNLQTKIDAKKEQLADARRDLKSAKADAKVRKDAKTKKVVESKKKAVQRLEEQLMKLEVQATDREENKQIALGTSKLNYLDPKITVPWCKKWGVPIEKIYNKTQREKFAWAIDTADKDYEF